The following coding sequences lie in one Arthrobacter sp. SLBN-122 genomic window:
- the rpsG gene encoding 30S ribosomal protein S7, giving the protein MPRKGPAPKRPLVSDPVYGSPLVTQLINKVLVDGKKSTAERIVYGALEGARAKSGGDPVAALKKAMDNVKPSLEVRSRRVGGATYQVPVEVKPGRSTALALRWLVGYSKARREKTMTERLQNEILDASNGLGAAVKRREDTHKMAESNKAFAHYRW; this is encoded by the coding sequence ATGCCTCGCAAGGGTCCGGCCCCCAAGCGGCCGCTCGTTTCGGATCCGGTATACGGTTCCCCCCTGGTAACCCAGCTCATCAACAAGGTGCTCGTTGACGGCAAGAAGTCCACGGCGGAGCGCATCGTCTACGGTGCACTCGAAGGCGCACGCGCCAAGTCCGGCGGCGACCCCGTTGCAGCCCTGAAGAAGGCCATGGACAACGTCAAGCCTTCGCTCGAGGTCCGCTCCCGCCGCGTCGGTGGTGCCACCTACCAGGTTCCGGTTGAGGTCAAGCCGGGCCGCTCCACCGCACTCGCCCTGCGCTGGCTGGTTGGCTACTCCAAGGCCCGCCGTGAAAAGACGATGACCGAGCGCCTCCAGAACGAAATCCTGGATGCCTCCAACGGTCTCGGTGCCGCTGTGAAGCGTCGCGAAGACACCCACAAGATGGCCGAGTCCAACAAGGCCTTCGCACACTACCGCTGGTAA
- the rpsL gene encoding 30S ribosomal protein S12 codes for MPTINQLVRKGRTPKVSKTKAPALKGSPMRRGVCTRVYTTTPKKPNSALRKVARVRLNGGVEVTAYIPGVGHNLQEHSIVLVRGGRVKDLPGVRYKIVRGALDTQGVKNRKQARSRYGAKMEKK; via the coding sequence GTGCCTACGATTAACCAGCTGGTCCGCAAGGGCCGCACGCCTAAGGTCTCAAAGACCAAGGCTCCCGCGCTTAAGGGCAGCCCCATGCGCCGCGGTGTCTGCACACGCGTCTACACCACCACCCCGAAGAAGCCGAACTCGGCTCTGCGTAAGGTGGCCCGTGTGCGCCTCAACGGCGGCGTGGAAGTTACCGCCTACATCCCCGGTGTTGGCCACAACCTGCAGGAGCACTCCATTGTGCTCGTTCGCGGTGGTCGTGTTAAGGACCTCCCGGGTGTCCGCTACAAGATCGTCCGTGGCGCCCTCGATACCCAGGGTGTGAAGAACCGTAAGCAGGCCCGCAGCCGCTACGGCGCAAAGATGGAGAAGAAGTAA